Proteins from a single region of Neodiprion virginianus isolate iyNeoVirg1 chromosome 4, iyNeoVirg1.1, whole genome shotgun sequence:
- the LOC124303598 gene encoding putative fatty acyl-CoA reductase CG5065, whose protein sequence is MATMAGGEYTSVKDFYRDRSIFITGGTGFMGKVLVEKLLRSCSGIKNIYLLMRPKKGQDVQQRLQELLNGPLFEKLRRDCPHELFKIIPVAGDVTEPELGISESDQATLIRFVSVVFHSAATVKFDEALKLSVTINMLGTKRLIQLCHRMQNLEAVIHVSTAYCNCDRKDVGEEIYATPQEPEQVIACTEWMDDKLVEELTPRLIAGRPNTYTFTKALAERMLLRESGSLPVAIVRPSIVLSSFREPVAGWVDNWNGPTGIIAAAGKGFFRTMLCHGNKVADLVPVDIVINLMICAAWKTATHRSDSITVYNCCTGQQNPITWKEFVDLSFKYSRLHPVNDAVWYPDGCCRSSVVINSVCNTLQHTLPAHILDFLARLRGSRPIMVRVQAKLGKAAQCLEYFTTQQWNFRDDNVRRLGQQLSPEDKQTFMFDVSQIDWPAYLEQYILGIRHFILKESPETLPAARSYITKLYWLHRAVQFGTLLVVMRILLSRSSLARSAWFSLLTFVLRMCRMIV, encoded by the exons ATGGCCACAATGGCAGGTGGCGAATATACTTCCGTAAAGGATTTCTACCGGGACAGATCGATATTTATTACAGGGGGTACTGGCTTTATGGGAAAAGTATTAGTAGAAAAACTCCTCCGCTCCTGTTCCggtatcaaaaatatttatttgcttaTGAGGCCCAAGAAAGGACAAGACGTTCAGCAAAGGCTGCAGGAACTTCTTAACGGTCCG TTGTTTGAGAAACTTCGACGAGACTGTCCGCacgaattatttaaaattataccAGTGGCTGGAGATGTAACGGAACCAGAACTCGGCATCTCGGAGAGCGATCAGGCAACTCTGATTCGCTTTGTATCTGTGGTTTTTCACTCAGCTGCGACAGTTAAATTCGACGAGGCTCTCAAGCTGTCTGTAACCATCAACATGCTCGGAACTAAACGTCTTATACAACTTTGTCACCGCATGCAAAACCTCGag GCAGTCATTCACGTATCAACAGCATACTGCAACTGCGATCGCAAGGATGTCGGGGAGGAGATTTACGCGACGCCGCAGGAACCAGAACAAGTGATAGCCTGCACAGAGTGGATGGATGATAAGTTGGTGGAAGAGTTAACACCTCGACTTATAGCCGGACGTCCAAATACTTACACGTTCACCAAAGCTTTAGCAGAAAGAATGTTGCTTCGGGAAAGCGGTTCTTTGCCAGTCGCCATTGTCAGACCTTCGATCGTTTTGTCCTCGTTTAGAGAGCCGGTTGCAGGATGGGTTGACAATTGGAACGGCCCAACTGGAATTATTGCTGCAGCAGGAAAAGGTTTCTTCAG AACTATGCTCTGCCATGGAAACAAGGTCGCAGATTTGGTACCCGTCGACATAGTAATAAATCTGATGATCTGTGCCGCTTGGAAGACTGCAACACATCGTTCCGATAGTATCACAGTGTATAATTGCTGTACAGGACAACAAAACCCTATAACGTGGAAAGAGTTTGTTGACTTGTCGTTTAAGTACAGCAGATTACACCCTGTTAACGATGCTGTTTGGTATCCAGATGGCTGTTGCCGAAGTTCCGTTGTTATCAACTCTGTGTGCAATACCTTGCAGCATACATTGCCTGCTCATATTTTGGATTTTCTGGCACGGCTCAGAGGTTCCAGGCCCATAATGGTCCGAGTTCAAGCCAAATTGGGCAAGGCTGCTCAGTGCTTGGAGTACTTTACCACTCAGCAATGGAATTTTAGGGATGACAATGTCAGGAGATTAGGACAACAGCTTAGTCCTGAAGATAAGCAAACGTTCATGTTTGACGTTAGCCAAATCGATTGGCCAGCTTACCTTGAACAGTACATATTGGGGATTCGACATTTCATTCTAAAAGAGAGTCCAGAAACTTTGCCCGCTGCTCGTTCGTATATTACAAA attaTACTGGTTGCACAGAGCGGTACAATTTGGAACGTTGTTGGTAGTTATGCGAATTTTATTATCTCGCAGTTCACTGGCTCGTTCGGCATGGTTTTCCCTGCTGACTTTCGTACTCCGTATGTGCCGCATGATTGTTTGA